ATATTTAATTGATGTGATAATATGAGGAAAAACGGTGTGAAAATGCCTATAAGGCGTATCCGAGGAGCCAGGATCAAGTCTCCATATTCTGCGCTCAGCAGGTTTCTCGCAATAATACCATCCTGCGATCGACCGCCTCACGTTTGGGTTGAAGCCGGATGTCGCTGGGCAGGATGACGGTCTTGTTCTTCAGTCGCATGACTTCGCGTTGTCCCTCAATCCGTTCATTCATCCCATCCCGGATGTGCCAGCGCAGATCATCGTGAAACGTGCCGCGTGCCGGTCCCGGTGCAATCAATTGGCAGTTCATCAGGGGACCGTCTTAGTATTCTCACGGAGTGAGTGATAGGTTGCTTAGTTATTGACTCCTTATCCTTGATAGGTGACCCTCAGGGGTGTCATGTAAGTCAATCTGTGGAGGTGGAGTTGTGATGGGATCGCAAGAACACCTGGACATCTTTTCGCCGAAAGCGCTTCGCTTGGCTTGGGAACGCTATATTCGCACGGGTCAACGTGAGTCCAAGGACTACTTCGGCATTCGGGCGTTTGGCTCTAATTTGGACGTGAATCTCCAGACTCTATCGGTTTCTCTCCAAAAAGGAGAATTCCGCCCAACGCGTCCGCCGAAATTTTACCGGCCGAAGTCCTCGGGGATGCAGAGGACCATTACAATTCTCCCTGTAGCTGATGCCTTGGTTTACCAGGCCGTCGCGAATGATGTTGCGGTGCGGACATATGCCCGCATGGATGAGAATAAGGACTTTGTCTTTGGAACGGTGCTTAACGAGGAAGTGCCACTGGGCCTAAAGTTGCTTGATAAGCCCGATGCGGAGTTTTTCTTCTTCAAACCTTATCTTTCCCTCTACAAAGCTTTCGCCGACTCCGTTAATGAGGCGATTCGGGTGGACAAGGTGACCCATAAGTTTGAAACGGATATCACGGGCTTTTTTGATGCGATCCCACATTATAATTTGCTCGCATTCCTTGGTGATGAATGCGGTCTCCATGAGGAAATCCTGGATCTGTTGGGTGATTGCCTGAACGTTTGGTCTGGTACGCGCGAGGGACCTACCCCTGGTGTGGGCATCCCTCAGGCAACCAGCGCCTCGCATTTCTTCGCAAACTTGTTTCTCAATGATCTCGACAATTTGATCAAGGATCGCGGTTTGCGTTATTACCGGTACATGGATGACATTCGGATATACGGCTACTCTCACGATGATCTTCAGCGTGTCATGGTTGAGTTGGATCGGTATCTGAAACGCCACGCTCTATCACTGAATGCCAAAAAAACTGGTATCGAGAAGTTGACCATTGAAAATGAGGCTGACTCCTTTATTGCATTTGACTATGGGAAGGAACAGGCAGAAGCGTCCGCTCAGACAGATACCAGCGTTGAATTTGCATCCCTGGCTGAACAGGATGGCGCGATTCATGATGATAAAGAAGTTGGGAACTCCAGCCTGAGAAAGAAAACAATTGCGGCCTGTCGCTCTCAATTGCTGGATGTGGCTCGGGTCATGCGCGAGAAGTTGTCACCAGAGGGGCGAAAAACCTTGTCGATCCATGATCGTTCAGTTCAACGTGAATTTATGGGAATGGGATTTCGCTTTCGACAGGCGCACCGGATCCTCAAAGAACTGGGTGTGCCAGTCAAACTGGGAGGGGAGTCAGAGATTGCTGGATGGCTGTTTCTTTTGGATCAGTACTATTGGTTGGCTGACCAATTCTGCTGGTCTTTAGCTCTGTACGAGAATAACAAGACTGTGAAGACACGTCTTCTCGAACTTGCAGAGAAATATCAGTGTTACGAATGGGTGGGACACCATTTGTATCAGTGCCTTGCGTTGAGTCAGGAGTTCTCAACAAAGGAATTGCGGGATATGTTCCGCGCCCTTGATGGCCACAAGGACTGGTACACAAAACGTACAGTCTATCTGTTGTTGCTCCGCCATTCGCGAGATAGCCAGTTCCTGAAGTCGATTGTGGCTCATGCGGCGAATGAAAGCGACCCCGTCCTCAAACGGGAGGTCCTGTCGTGCGTTGAGTTGTGGGGTAAGAAGGGCCTGAGTCGAGAACAACTCATGGATGCACTGGGGGTACGATGAGCTTCTCCGCCCAACGCCTGAAGATGATTGAACAGACCGTGCGCCCGGTATTGAGCGCCTTCGAGGAAGCCTATCTCGTCGAGGCGAAAACTGAAGATCATGACGCCGCTGTTGAGCGGCTTGTCGATCATATCCGCAATGTGGCCTGCCTTTTTGCCTTCAAAAATCCGTTGGGCACTGAGTTCTATGTTGCCAAAGATCATGCCCTGAACTGCTTGGAAATCAGGATCGTTCCGGCGCGGCGCGTCAAGGAATGGGTCAATGATTGTTTGAAATGTATGGACTGCATTTTACTGGTCTACATGAGGGACGTTTTGCACGACCAGATTCCACCCGGTGTCAGCGGTCAAATCAAGGAACGAGATGTTTACGATAAGTATGAGCTCCGAGGTGCTGATCTCGCGAGGGTGGGGGCATGTTTTCACGCGGTGTATCAGAAGCG
This genomic window from bacterium contains:
- a CDS encoding RNA-directed DNA polymerase produces the protein MGSQEHLDIFSPKALRLAWERYIRTGQRESKDYFGIRAFGSNLDVNLQTLSVSLQKGEFRPTRPPKFYRPKSSGMQRTITILPVADALVYQAVANDVAVRTYARMDENKDFVFGTVLNEEVPLGLKLLDKPDAEFFFFKPYLSLYKAFADSVNEAIRVDKVTHKFETDITGFFDAIPHYNLLAFLGDECGLHEEILDLLGDCLNVWSGTREGPTPGVGIPQATSASHFFANLFLNDLDNLIKDRGLRYYRYMDDIRIYGYSHDDLQRVMVELDRYLKRHALSLNAKKTGIEKLTIENEADSFIAFDYGKEQAEASAQTDTSVEFASLAEQDGAIHDDKEVGNSSLRKKTIAACRSQLLDVARVMREKLSPEGRKTLSIHDRSVQREFMGMGFRFRQAHRILKELGVPVKLGGESEIAGWLFLLDQYYWLADQFCWSLALYENNKTVKTRLLELAEKYQCYEWVGHHLYQCLALSQEFSTKELRDMFRALDGHKDWYTKRTVYLLLLRHSRDSQFLKSIVAHAANESDPVLKREVLSCVELWGKKGLSREQLMDALGVR